AAAGAATTGAGTATATACCATATATAGAACCTGGAACGGAGGCATTAGCAAAACTTGTAGGTGAAAAAGCTAGAACAGGCTGTAATGCAATGATTCTTGAAAAGCATGGTGTTATTGGTATGGGGAGAGATATTTATGAAGCTGAAATGATTGTTGAATCTCTGGAGGATCTAGCTTATGCTCAGTTACTGTCAAAGTTGATAAGGTTTCTTAGTAGAGAATAGGAGAGTTTACATGATTTTGTGTAATGCTTTATTAAGTGCTAACATGTTTTACAATACCTTCTCAAATACTTCATCATATTCAACTTCGCTTAGCCTAGGCCTTAAATACATAATGCTATCTGGAGGTAAATAGCTAAGTAGGTTATATGTCTTCAATCCTGTTTCGCCTAACTTTTTAACACTTTCCATTATTACTCCTTTTGCCTTTGCTACATCATTGTAGATTGCCACAGCTGTTGGCATAATAACAAGTATTTTGTTTATCTTATCCAATAGTTTAATATATGGTGTTGCAGCATCGTTAAAGGATTCCACTATAACAACATCCTTTCCACTTGAAACTCTTGATAGACATTGATCCAAGTTTTCTTCAACACTACTTGATTTAAGTAAGCCAATGAAACTTTCAATTGATACATCCTCAGCATTGACATTTACTGAAAATCTTTCTATAAGGTTTCTCAAATATGGGGAAAGGTTAGTAATGTTAGATTTAAATATGTAGTGTTTCGATTTTTCAGAAGAGCATTCACTGTATCTTGCTAAAACAATTTGCTTAAATTGGCTATCCAAATCCTCTAAATAGTTAGGCAATGCTCTATTCAATATATATTTCACTGGATCTGGAGGAGCCATCAGAATATCAACTGGGTTAATGATCTGGGGCTTTTCATTCAATTTCAAAATAGTTATATATTTCATAACATCCTCTCCTACAAGAACACCAGCATCAATACTATATAGAAAAGACTTGTACTGGCTCCACAAATTATGACCTGCAACAGGCTTAAACAAACCAATGCTATAACCCTTTTCCATAAGCCTCTTAGCCAAGCCTATCACAAACCATGTCTTTCCTGAATCATATGTTAAAAGCCCTGAAACAAGTACTATAACTGCTCTTGACATCAAAACCCTACCTAGCTGAAACTATTTTTGCATAAAATTTAAATGTTTAAAAACCTCTGTAGTTCTCAGGGGTGCAAAATCTTGAGTATTACCGTCATCAAAAGAGATGGTTCGAAAGAGGAGTTTATACCGGAAAAAATAGTTGTTAGTTGCTTAAAAGCTGGAGCTACAGTAGAAGCAGCAAGAAAAATTGCAAAAATAGTTGAAGCAAGACTTCTAGAGCAAAACGTAAAGGAGGTTAGTGCCAGAGATTTAACAAAAATGATTCTAGAATTGCTGCGAAAAGAAAATGAAGAGTGGTATAGAAACTGGATAGTATTTGACAGAGCCATTAAGAGAAGAAAAACAGAAGAGGAGCTTGCAAAATA
This genomic stretch from Ignisphaera cupida harbors:
- a CDS encoding ATP cone domain-containing protein, which translates into the protein MSITVIKRDGSKEEFIPEKIVVSCLKAGATVEAARKIAKIVEARLLEQNVKEVSARDLTKMILELLRKENEEWYRNWIVFDRAIKRRKTEEELAK